A genomic segment from Dermatobacter hominis encodes:
- the ftsY gene encoding signal recognition particle-docking protein FtsY, which translates to MEPLVILAVILAVVAVLAVVAGATLVSRRGRGESLEPPPDGDLDVVERPGPEARAPRKRAKPDDPGSLSEPEVEVIEPRGTMFGGTVEITGPELTDEEEAANIAAAEAAEAEWETDHGAGVEELVRPSFRDRLARARSAFSGYVGSIMSRSTIDAETWDDLEEALIRADVGIGTAQDLLESVRSTVKERGLTTPDELIEAVKEEMKARLAGPVDLAFADAPPTVWLFVGVNGVGKTTTIGKLGRRLADEDKRVVMAAGDTFRAAAAEQLSTWAERAGADIVRGAEGGDPSSIIFDAIASASAKGADVVLADTAGRLHTKSNLMDELGKVRRVADKGDGTVTEVLLVLDATTGQNGLQQARQFTEATDVTGVVLTKLDGSAKGGIVFAIRSELGIPIKLVGLGETAADLVDFDADEFVEALFSA; encoded by the coding sequence ATGGAACCACTCGTGATCCTGGCCGTCATCCTCGCCGTCGTCGCCGTCCTGGCGGTCGTCGCGGGGGCGACGCTCGTGTCCCGCCGCGGCCGCGGGGAGTCGCTGGAGCCGCCGCCCGACGGTGACCTCGACGTCGTCGAGCGCCCCGGCCCGGAGGCACGGGCGCCACGGAAGCGCGCCAAGCCCGACGACCCCGGGTCGCTCTCCGAGCCCGAGGTCGAGGTCATCGAGCCCCGCGGCACGATGTTCGGCGGCACCGTCGAGATCACCGGCCCCGAGCTCACCGACGAGGAGGAGGCCGCCAACATCGCAGCGGCCGAGGCGGCCGAGGCCGAGTGGGAGACCGACCACGGCGCCGGCGTCGAGGAGCTCGTCCGCCCGTCGTTCCGCGACCGCCTCGCCCGGGCCCGCTCGGCGTTCTCGGGCTACGTCGGCTCGATCATGTCCCGCTCGACGATCGACGCCGAGACGTGGGACGACCTCGAGGAGGCGCTCATCCGCGCGGACGTCGGCATCGGCACGGCCCAGGACCTGCTCGAGTCCGTCCGCTCGACGGTCAAGGAGCGCGGCCTCACGACGCCCGACGAGCTCATCGAGGCCGTCAAGGAGGAGATGAAGGCCCGCCTGGCCGGTCCGGTCGACCTGGCGTTCGCCGACGCCCCGCCCACCGTGTGGCTCTTCGTCGGGGTGAACGGCGTCGGCAAGACCACCACGATCGGCAAGCTCGGCCGCCGGCTCGCCGACGAGGACAAGCGGGTCGTGATGGCGGCGGGCGACACGTTCCGGGCCGCCGCGGCCGAGCAGCTCTCGACGTGGGCCGAGCGCGCCGGCGCCGACATCGTCCGGGGCGCCGAGGGCGGCGATCCGAGCTCGATCATCTTCGACGCGATCGCATCGGCGTCGGCCAAGGGCGCGGACGTGGTGCTGGCCGACACCGCCGGCCGGCTCCACACGAAGAGCAACCTCATGGACGAGCTCGGCAAGGTGCGCCGCGTCGCGGACAAGGGCGACGGCACGGTGACGGAGGTGCTGCTCGTCCTCGACGCGACGACGGGCCAGAACGGCCTCCAGCAGGCGCGCCAGTTCACCGAGGCGACCGACGTGACCGGCGTCGTGCTCACCAAGCTCGACGGCTCGGCCAAGGGCGGCATCGTGTTCGCCATCCGCTCCGAGCTCGGCATCCCGATCAAGCTCGTCGGCCTCGGCGAGACCGCGGCCGACCTGGTCGACTTCGACGCCGACGAGTTCGTCGAGGCGCTGTTCTCCGCGTGA
- a CDS encoding AAA family ATPase, whose product MRSPYRFQAHERSPDAPTHRTTGTAARREESDPPVDQQHPPSTPAADVERLLFELKKVIVGQDRAIERVLTCLLAGGHCLLESVPGLAKTLTVETLASAVGGSFSRIQFTPDLLPADLVGTRIYRASSEQFDVELGPVFANFVLADEINRAPAKVQSALLEVMAEHHVTIGGKRFEAPEPFLVLATQNPIESEGVYPLPEAQRDRFLMKVVLDYPSPAEEVEIVQRMGTNPPSAEQALTLEQVQQLQTATDEVFVDRSVLEYAVNLVLCTRTPENFGLPELRAFIELGASPRASLGLIRAGRALALLRGRSYLTPQDVFDVAPEIMRHRMLLSYEALAQDVDVEQVLARVLGTVPAPRLSPAQSGGDPYYGGGTDAAAWNAPAATGAGAAWGNGQQ is encoded by the coding sequence GTGAGGAGCCCGTACCGTTTCCAGGCACACGAGCGGTCCCCCGACGCCCCCACCCACCGCACGACCGGGACCGCCGCACGACGAGAAGAGAGCGACCCACCAGTGGACCAGCAGCACCCGCCGAGCACCCCCGCCGCCGACGTCGAGCGGCTCCTGTTCGAGCTCAAGAAGGTCATCGTCGGCCAGGACCGGGCCATCGAGCGGGTGCTGACCTGCCTGCTCGCCGGCGGGCACTGCCTGCTCGAGTCCGTCCCGGGCCTGGCCAAGACCCTGACGGTCGAGACGCTGGCGTCCGCGGTGGGCGGCAGCTTCTCCCGCATCCAGTTCACCCCCGACCTCCTGCCCGCCGACCTCGTCGGCACCCGGATCTACCGGGCCTCGTCCGAGCAGTTCGACGTCGAGCTCGGCCCGGTGTTCGCCAACTTCGTCCTCGCCGACGAGATCAACCGCGCCCCCGCCAAGGTGCAGTCCGCGCTGCTCGAGGTCATGGCCGAGCACCACGTCACGATCGGCGGCAAGCGCTTCGAGGCGCCCGAGCCGTTCCTCGTGCTCGCGACCCAGAACCCGATCGAGTCGGAAGGCGTGTACCCGCTCCCCGAGGCCCAGCGCGACCGCTTCCTCATGAAGGTGGTGCTCGACTACCCGTCGCCCGCCGAGGAGGTCGAGATCGTCCAGCGGATGGGGACGAACCCGCCCTCGGCCGAGCAGGCCCTCACGCTCGAGCAGGTCCAGCAGCTGCAGACCGCGACCGACGAGGTGTTCGTCGACCGCAGCGTGCTCGAGTACGCCGTGAACCTCGTGCTCTGCACCCGGACGCCCGAGAACTTCGGGCTGCCCGAGCTGCGCGCCTTCATCGAGCTCGGGGCCAGCCCCCGCGCCTCGCTCGGCCTCATCCGGGCCGGTCGCGCCCTCGCCCTGCTGCGGGGTCGCTCGTACCTCACACCGCAGGACGTGTTCGACGTGGCGCCCGAGATCATGCGCCACCGCATGCTCCTGTCGTACGAGGCCCTGGCGCAGGACGTCGACGTGGAGCAGGTCCTCGCCCGGGTGCTCGGCACCGTGCCGGCCCCGCGCCTCAGCCCCGCCCAGTCGGGCGGCGACCCCTACTACGGCGGCGGCACCGACGCCGCGGCGTGGAACGCCCCGGCCGCGACCGGCGCCGGCGCGGCGTGGGGGAACGGCCAGCAGTGA
- a CDS encoding DUF58 domain-containing protein: protein MTGLSRTLGLVGDRPAEEILRRLTLDVNRKLDGMLHGDFLGLVPGRGTEPGETRAYEPGDDVRRIDWNVTARMQDPYIRETIADRELEAWLVVDRSARLDFGTADCEKRDLVLAAAAGVGLLTGRGGNRVGALIVRGDELATVPPRHGRRHLLAILERIMGTPRGDGSGRADLVGALKRAGAIAPRRGLVVVLSDFLEDPEQWRTALGTVALRHQVLCIEVVDPRELELPPVGLVQFSDPATGGTREVNTNDPGTRARYAEAAGRQRATIASAIRGAGADHLQLRTDGDWVLDLARYVSRRRRRAELAATTAPR, encoded by the coding sequence GTGACCGGGCTCTCCCGCACCCTGGGACTCGTCGGCGACCGCCCGGCCGAGGAGATCCTCCGCCGGCTCACCCTCGACGTGAACCGGAAGCTCGACGGCATGCTGCACGGCGACTTCCTGGGCCTCGTCCCTGGCCGTGGCACCGAGCCGGGCGAGACGCGCGCCTACGAGCCGGGCGACGACGTCCGCCGCATCGACTGGAACGTGACCGCCCGGATGCAGGACCCCTACATCCGCGAGACGATCGCCGACCGCGAGCTCGAGGCGTGGCTGGTCGTCGACCGCTCGGCGCGGCTCGACTTCGGCACCGCCGACTGCGAGAAGCGCGACCTCGTGCTCGCGGCGGCCGCCGGCGTGGGCCTGCTCACGGGGCGCGGCGGCAACCGGGTCGGCGCGCTGATCGTGCGCGGCGACGAGCTCGCCACCGTGCCGCCGCGGCACGGCCGGAGGCACCTGCTCGCGATCCTCGAGCGGATCATGGGCACGCCCCGCGGCGACGGCTCCGGTCGCGCCGACCTCGTCGGCGCCCTGAAGCGGGCCGGCGCGATCGCCCCCCGGCGTGGCCTGGTCGTCGTCCTGTCCGACTTCCTCGAGGACCCCGAGCAGTGGCGGACCGCACTCGGCACCGTGGCGTTGCGGCACCAGGTGCTGTGCATCGAGGTCGTCGACCCCCGGGAGCTCGAGCTCCCGCCCGTCGGCCTGGTGCAGTTCAGCGACCCCGCGACCGGGGGCACGCGCGAGGTCAACACGAACGACCCGGGGACCCGGGCGCGGTACGCCGAGGCGGCCGGTCGCCAGCGGGCGACCATCGCGTCGGCCATCCGGGGCGCCGGCGCCGACCACCTGCAGCTGCGCACCGACGGCGACTGGGTGCTCGACCTGGCCCGCTACGTGTCCCGGCGCCGCCGCCGGGCCGAGCTGGCCGCGACCACGGCCCCGCGGTGA
- a CDS encoding VWA domain-containing protein, whose protein sequence is MSEWFLQPERLWLLLVVVGLAALYVGLQFTKPRYAVRFSNLALLDSVAPKRPGWRRHVVAGAFIVAAGVLVAAFAQPVMTEKVPSERSTIVLAIDTSLSMAATDVSPNRIEAAQAAAKEFIDKLPDQLNVGLISFAGSAQLLVPPTQDHAKVNQAIDGLELDKSTAIGDATKLAVQVIEDQARGTDGKKVDGAVVLMSDGETTVGLPTADAIPIAKDAGVAVSTIAYGTQDGEITVDTDGDGVGQRTRVPVNVEELRGLAEGTGGTAYTAESAQDLRSVYSELGSTIGYDEQQQDVTYRFVGLGLVLLLVAAGFSLRWFSRLP, encoded by the coding sequence ATGAGCGAGTGGTTCCTCCAACCCGAGCGGCTGTGGCTGCTCCTGGTCGTCGTCGGCCTGGCCGCGCTCTACGTCGGCCTCCAGTTCACGAAGCCCCGCTACGCCGTGCGCTTCTCCAACCTGGCCCTGCTGGACTCGGTCGCCCCGAAGCGGCCCGGGTGGCGCCGCCACGTGGTCGCCGGGGCGTTCATCGTCGCCGCGGGCGTGCTGGTCGCCGCGTTCGCCCAGCCGGTGATGACCGAGAAGGTGCCGTCGGAGCGCTCGACGATCGTCCTCGCCATCGACACCTCGCTGTCGATGGCGGCGACCGACGTGTCGCCCAACCGCATCGAGGCGGCCCAGGCGGCGGCCAAGGAGTTCATCGACAAGCTCCCCGACCAGCTCAACGTCGGGCTGATCAGCTTCGCCGGCAGCGCCCAGCTGCTCGTGCCCCCGACCCAGGACCACGCCAAGGTCAACCAGGCGATCGACGGCCTCGAGCTCGACAAGTCGACCGCCATCGGCGACGCCACCAAGCTGGCGGTCCAGGTCATCGAGGACCAGGCCCGCGGCACCGACGGCAAGAAGGTCGACGGGGCGGTCGTGCTCATGTCGGACGGCGAGACGACGGTCGGCCTGCCCACCGCGGACGCCATCCCGATCGCGAAGGACGCCGGCGTCGCCGTGTCGACGATCGCCTACGGCACCCAGGACGGCGAGATCACCGTCGACACCGACGGCGACGGCGTCGGCCAGCGCACCCGGGTGCCGGTGAACGTGGAGGAGCTCCGCGGCCTCGCCGAGGGCACCGGTGGCACGGCCTACACCGCCGAGTCGGCGCAGGACCTGCGCTCGGTGTACTCCGAGCTCGGCTCCACGATCGGCTACGACGAGCAGCAGCAGGACGTGACCTACCGGTTCGTCGGGCTGGGACTCGTGCTGCTGCTGGTCGCCGCGGGCTTCTCGCTCCGCTGGTTCAGCCGCCTGCCCTGA
- the smc gene encoding chromosome segregation protein SMC: MFLKTLQIKGFKSFAEAATLTLEPGVTVVVGPNGSGKSNVVDAIGWVLGAQAPSAVRSQKMDDVIFAGTSKLPQLGRAEVSLTIDNSAGLLPIEFTEVTITRLLFRSGDSEYAINGVPCRLLDIQELLSDSGVGRQQHVIISQGNIDGVLNARPEERRLIIEEAAGVLKYRRRKERAERRLQATEANLTRINDLLREVRRQLRPLERQADAARRHGDLVAELGALRIHLAGRELLRLRSQLEESSRSQAELRGEDQRLRAVLSDLDARIVAAEAQLSALGGRDLGDVLVRYEKLAEKGRGQLALLAERRRNLDRELGASVDAAVVASLEAEHHELSTEAEQIERDGVAVTDELSTLDELEADLAGRRQAFADEWGEGVAAPSGEASAVRGELAALRSAIERTGADRERLALRRTSLGERVERLRAERDATAAAVDEAEHAAPGHERALEESASGRVQAEEALARAETAATDAEADASAWAARVEALSMALDEARQRAGAERLAGLDGVLGTLLDLVDVDAGWEEAFEAAAGEALGAVVVADVDAGRRALVALEAGDHRGAVLALGSVGGGSPAAAPASIGDPVRRHVRAAAGAGPAAGGIEAVLDALLAGAVVVDGDLDAAVAASLSSPTAVVVTRRGDRFGSAGWRLRAASAGATGAALDEARHRAEQTAEARDRARREVEAARSTVAEARRVEQEAHRGRDQAAADRRRLADEVERLDRDAEEATGELEALGAHLTELVDRLAREEVRVAELAEQLPNLEAAEAELGEQARRMAQAREQLDARAGDVQARRTDLEVRVAALDERRRYVGSRLEQIGERLARNQAEVAAAADRRVLLEARVAATERLQAFVADRLQVVEPTLESLREERRRQSEATREVTNLLDGLRQERSAAERSLEEARARLQKAEISDAEARMRLDAATEQLRHDLDTEPDVAMAAECPLLPDGVSAPARVRELERELRLMGPINPLALQEYEELSERHTFLEGQLEDIRQTRRELSKVIKAVDEEIVNVFSAAFADVSTNFTTLFETLFPGGQGRLRLTDPDNLLETGIELEARPSGKNVRKLSLLSGGERSLTALAYLFAVFRSRPSPFYVMDEVEAALDDVNLHRFLDLIAEFRDAAQLIVVSHQKAHDGGRGRALRRHDGAGGLVEGPVGAGRHRPRLSELGSGSRPGRAQRVPGPEEGRVRPAQGRRLNQRSEKPAATSSSTSPSPTNR, encoded by the coding sequence GTGTTCCTCAAGACGCTGCAGATCAAGGGGTTCAAGTCCTTCGCGGAGGCGGCGACGCTGACGCTGGAACCCGGCGTGACGGTGGTGGTGGGGCCGAACGGCTCCGGCAAGTCGAACGTGGTCGACGCGATCGGGTGGGTGCTCGGCGCCCAGGCCCCGTCCGCCGTCCGCTCCCAGAAGATGGACGACGTCATCTTCGCCGGCACGTCGAAGCTGCCGCAGCTGGGCCGGGCCGAGGTCTCGCTCACGATCGACAACTCGGCGGGGCTGCTGCCCATCGAGTTCACCGAGGTGACGATCACCCGCCTGCTGTTCCGCTCCGGCGACAGCGAGTACGCGATCAACGGCGTGCCCTGCCGCCTGCTCGACATCCAGGAGCTGCTGTCCGACAGCGGCGTCGGCCGCCAGCAGCACGTGATCATCTCGCAGGGCAACATCGACGGCGTCCTCAACGCCCGCCCCGAGGAGCGGCGGTTGATCATCGAGGAGGCGGCTGGCGTCCTGAAGTACCGGCGCCGCAAGGAGCGCGCCGAGCGCCGGCTGCAGGCCACCGAGGCCAACCTCACGCGCATCAACGACCTCCTGCGCGAGGTGCGACGCCAGCTCCGCCCGCTCGAGCGCCAGGCCGACGCAGCCCGGCGCCACGGCGACCTCGTCGCGGAGCTCGGCGCCCTGCGCATCCACCTCGCCGGTCGTGAGCTGCTGCGGCTCCGCAGCCAGCTCGAGGAGTCGTCGCGCTCGCAGGCCGAGCTGCGCGGCGAGGACCAGCGGCTGCGGGCCGTCCTGTCGGACCTCGACGCCCGCATCGTCGCCGCCGAGGCGCAGCTGTCGGCGCTCGGCGGCCGGGACCTGGGCGACGTGCTCGTCCGCTACGAGAAGCTGGCCGAGAAGGGCCGAGGCCAGTTGGCCCTGCTGGCCGAGCGGCGCCGCAACCTCGACCGCGAGCTCGGTGCGTCGGTCGACGCCGCCGTCGTCGCCTCCCTCGAGGCCGAGCACCACGAGCTGTCGACCGAGGCCGAGCAGATCGAGCGCGACGGCGTGGCGGTGACCGACGAGCTCTCGACGCTCGACGAGCTCGAGGCCGACCTGGCCGGCCGCCGGCAGGCCTTCGCCGACGAGTGGGGCGAGGGCGTGGCCGCCCCGTCCGGCGAGGCGTCGGCCGTCCGGGGCGAGCTGGCGGCCCTGCGCTCCGCGATCGAGCGGACGGGGGCCGACCGGGAGCGCCTCGCCCTGCGGCGCACCTCGCTCGGCGAGCGGGTCGAGCGGCTGCGGGCCGAGCGCGACGCGACCGCGGCGGCGGTCGACGAGGCCGAGCACGCGGCGCCGGGCCACGAGCGCGCCCTGGAGGAGTCCGCGTCCGGTCGCGTGCAGGCCGAGGAGGCCCTGGCGCGCGCCGAGACGGCGGCGACCGACGCCGAGGCCGACGCGTCGGCCTGGGCCGCGCGGGTCGAGGCCCTCTCGATGGCGCTCGACGAAGCCCGCCAGCGCGCCGGCGCCGAGCGCCTGGCCGGGCTCGACGGCGTCCTCGGCACGCTGCTCGACCTCGTCGACGTCGACGCCGGCTGGGAGGAGGCCTTCGAGGCCGCCGCCGGCGAGGCGCTCGGCGCGGTCGTCGTGGCCGACGTCGACGCCGGACGTCGGGCGCTCGTCGCGCTCGAGGCCGGCGACCACCGCGGCGCGGTGCTCGCGCTCGGCTCCGTCGGTGGCGGTTCCCCCGCCGCCGCGCCGGCGTCGATCGGTGACCCGGTGCGCCGCCACGTGCGGGCCGCCGCCGGTGCCGGTCCCGCCGCCGGCGGGATCGAGGCGGTGCTCGATGCGCTGCTCGCCGGCGCCGTGGTCGTCGACGGCGACCTCGACGCCGCGGTCGCGGCATCGCTCTCCTCGCCGACCGCGGTGGTCGTGACCCGCCGCGGTGACCGCTTCGGATCGGCGGGGTGGCGGCTCCGGGCCGCCAGCGCCGGCGCCACCGGCGCGGCGCTGGACGAGGCGAGGCACCGGGCCGAGCAGACCGCCGAGGCCCGCGACCGCGCCCGCCGCGAGGTCGAGGCGGCCCGGTCGACGGTCGCCGAGGCCCGCCGGGTCGAGCAGGAGGCGCACCGGGGCCGCGACCAGGCGGCGGCCGACCGCCGGCGGCTGGCCGACGAGGTCGAGCGCCTCGACCGCGACGCCGAGGAGGCCACCGGAGAGCTCGAGGCGCTCGGCGCCCACCTGACCGAGCTCGTCGACCGCCTCGCCCGCGAGGAGGTGCGGGTCGCCGAGCTCGCCGAGCAGCTGCCGAACCTCGAGGCGGCCGAGGCCGAGCTGGGCGAGCAGGCCCGGCGCATGGCCCAGGCGCGGGAGCAGCTCGACGCCCGGGCCGGCGACGTCCAGGCCCGTCGGACCGATCTCGAGGTGCGGGTCGCTGCGCTGGACGAGCGCCGCCGCTACGTGGGCTCACGGCTCGAGCAGATCGGCGAGCGACTGGCCCGCAACCAGGCCGAGGTCGCCGCCGCCGCCGACCGCCGCGTGCTGCTCGAGGCGCGGGTCGCCGCGACCGAGCGGCTGCAGGCGTTCGTCGCCGATCGCCTGCAGGTGGTCGAGCCCACGCTCGAGTCGCTCCGGGAGGAGCGCCGGCGCCAGTCCGAGGCGACCCGGGAGGTGACCAACCTCCTCGACGGCCTCCGCCAGGAGCGCAGCGCCGCGGAGCGCTCGCTCGAGGAGGCTCGCGCCCGGCTCCAGAAGGCCGAGATCTCCGATGCCGAGGCCCGGATGCGCCTCGACGCCGCCACCGAGCAGCTGCGCCACGACCTCGACACCGAACCGGACGTGGCGATGGCGGCCGAGTGCCCGCTGCTGCCCGACGGCGTGTCCGCGCCGGCACGCGTGCGCGAGCTGGAGCGCGAGCTCCGCCTCATGGGACCGATCAACCCGCTCGCCCTCCAGGAGTACGAGGAGCTGTCGGAGCGCCACACGTTCCTCGAGGGTCAGCTCGAGGACATCCGCCAGACCCGCCGGGAGCTCTCGAAGGTCATCAAGGCGGTCGACGAGGAGATCGTCAACGTGTTCTCGGCCGCCTTCGCCGACGTCAGCACGAACTTCACGACACTGTTCGAGACGCTGTTCCCGGGCGGCCAGGGCCGGCTCCGGCTGACGGACCCCGACAACCTCCTCGAGACCGGCATCGAGCTCGAGGCCCGGCCGTCGGGCAAGAACGTCCGCAAGCTGTCGCTGCTGTCGGGCGGCGAGCGCTCGCTGACGGCCCTCGCGTACCTGTTCGCCGTGTTCCGCTCGCGGCCCTCGCCCTTCTACGTGATGGACGAGGTCGAGGCCGCGCTCGACGACGTGAACCTCCACCGCTTCCTGGACCTGATCGCCGAGTTCCGCGACGCCGCGCAGCTCATCGTCGTCAGCCACCAGAAAGCGCACGATGGAGGCCGCGGACGTGCTCTACGGCGTCACGATGGAGCCGGCGGGCTCGTCGAAGGTCCTGTCGGAGCGGGCCGCCACCGTCCTCGACTGAGCGAGCTCGGGTCGGGCTCGCGCCCGGGTCGGGCGCAGCGTGTCCCGGGCCCAGAGGAAGGTCGGGTCCGGCCGGCTCAGGGCAGGCGGCTGAACCAGCGGAGCGAGAAGCCCGCGGCGACCAGCAGCAGCACGAGTCCCAGCCCGACGAACCGGTAG
- a CDS encoding Fpg/Nei family DNA glycosylase, giving the protein MPELPELELLRRDLEREVDDKKVKAVEAPGTGFVSTPSKKAFTTALTGAKITSVDRKGTLLVLGVEDTHLLVLSLGDKARLLKVQAKDPTETGTGLVITFTQGGQLRLVDPKKGSNVELLPVDGLDEAHPELATLGLDAVDEPISWTTFGEQLLRRDGKLKSVLMDPTFLVGIGPMYSDEVLFHAGLRYDRQTTSLSAQEIRRLYRAVVETVHEAVKYGGTTLGEDGWVQLSGKPGEYGEYLTVYKRDGEMSPRARGPIVKARFGSGYTYYCEQTQV; this is encoded by the coding sequence ATGCCTGAGCTGCCGGAGCTGGAGCTGCTGCGCCGCGACCTCGAGCGCGAGGTCGACGACAAGAAGGTGAAGGCGGTGGAGGCGCCCGGCACGGGCTTCGTGTCAACGCCGTCGAAGAAGGCGTTCACCACCGCGCTCACCGGGGCCAAGATCACGAGCGTCGACCGCAAGGGCACGTTGCTCGTGCTGGGCGTCGAGGACACCCACCTGCTGGTGCTGTCCCTCGGCGACAAGGCGCGGCTCCTCAAGGTGCAGGCGAAGGACCCGACCGAGACCGGCACCGGGCTCGTGATCACCTTCACCCAGGGCGGCCAGCTGCGCCTGGTCGACCCGAAGAAGGGCTCGAACGTCGAGCTGCTGCCCGTCGACGGCCTCGACGAGGCGCACCCCGAGCTCGCCACGCTCGGGCTCGACGCAGTCGACGAGCCGATCTCGTGGACCACGTTCGGCGAGCAGCTGCTGCGCCGCGACGGGAAGCTGAAGTCGGTGCTGATGGACCCGACCTTCCTGGTGGGCATCGGCCCGATGTACTCCGACGAGGTGCTGTTCCACGCGGGGCTCCGCTACGACCGCCAGACCACCAGCCTCTCCGCCCAGGAGATCCGGCGCCTGTACCGGGCCGTCGTGGAGACCGTCCACGAGGCGGTCAAGTACGGTGGCACCACGCTCGGCGAGGACGGGTGGGTGCAGCTCTCGGGCAAGCCGGGGGAGTACGGCGAGTACCTGACCGTGTACAAGCGGGACGGGGAGATGAGCCCCCGGGCGCGGGGGCCGATCGTCAAGGCCCGCTTCGGCAGCGGCTACACGTACTACTGCGAACAGACCCAGGTCTGA
- the rnc gene encoding ribonuclease III: MPSTTSSPGSESATSAAPGTNPPSGTDVAVDEPPRDALCRRIGYRFDDEDLLDLALRHRSWCAEHGAVESNERLEFLGDAVLGVVVTDHLYRSSPRSSEGVLARRRSELVSANALAGVARSVGLGDVLLLGKGEEATGGRSKTSILADAMEGVIGAVYLDGGIEAARSVVLGLLDERIDGVVSGDVASDHKSRLQEVAAHRFGELPRYELTEEGPEHEKVFRAVVRLGGERWGSGEGRTKKEAEQAAAREATEHLSADPDGSSDGDGPDPDRREGRTDA, translated from the coding sequence ATGCCGTCGACTACGTCCTCGCCCGGCTCTGAGTCGGCCACCAGCGCTGCGCCGGGCACGAACCCTCCATCGGGCACCGACGTCGCCGTCGACGAACCGCCCCGCGACGCGCTCTGCCGTCGGATCGGGTACCGCTTCGACGACGAGGACCTGCTCGACCTCGCCCTCCGGCACCGCTCGTGGTGCGCGGAGCACGGCGCGGTCGAGTCCAACGAGCGCCTCGAGTTCCTGGGCGACGCGGTGCTCGGCGTCGTGGTGACCGACCACCTGTACCGGAGCTCCCCCCGCTCGAGCGAGGGCGTGCTCGCCCGTCGCCGCTCGGAGCTCGTGTCGGCCAACGCGCTCGCCGGCGTCGCCCGCTCGGTCGGCCTCGGCGACGTGCTGCTGCTCGGCAAGGGCGAGGAGGCGACCGGCGGCCGCTCGAAGACGTCGATCCTGGCCGACGCCATGGAGGGCGTCATCGGCGCCGTCTACCTGGACGGCGGCATCGAGGCCGCGCGCTCGGTCGTGCTCGGCCTGCTCGACGAGCGGATCGACGGCGTCGTGTCCGGCGATGTCGCGAGCGACCACAAGTCACGGTTGCAGGAGGTGGCGGCGCACCGCTTCGGCGAGCTGCCGCGCTACGAGCTGACCGAGGAGGGGCCCGAGCACGAGAAGGTGTTCCGGGCCGTCGTCCGACTGGGGGGCGAGCGGTGGGGGAGCGGCGAGGGCCGCACGAAGAAGGAGGCCGAGCAGGCAGCCGCCCGCGAGGCCACCGAACACCTGTCGGCCGACCCGGACGGGTCGTCCGACGGCGACGGTCCGGACCCGGACCGTCGGGAGGGGAGAACAGATGCCTGA
- a CDS encoding acyl carrier protein, which produces MPAETHVQQGPIERPEVLQLVKDRLADILEIDPSTIDEGDSFAEDLHADSLALIELVEALEDELGERSVGFRIEDEDLEDLKTVRDAVDYVLARL; this is translated from the coding sequence GTGCCTGCGGAGACGCACGTCCAACAGGGCCCCATCGAGCGGCCGGAGGTCCTGCAGCTCGTGAAGGACCGCCTCGCCGACATCCTCGAGATCGACCCGTCGACGATCGACGAGGGCGACTCGTTCGCCGAGGACCTGCACGCCGACTCCCTCGCGCTGATCGAGCTGGTGGAGGCACTGGAGGACGAGCTGGGGGAGCGCAGCGTCGGATTCCGCATCGAGGACGAGGACCTCGAGGACCTGAAGACCGTGCGCGATGCCGTCGACTACGTCCTCGCCCGGCTCTGA
- the rpmF gene encoding 50S ribosomal protein L32: MAVPKKKTSKAKSRSRRASNWTLKAPSRSVCPRCNAVKQPHVVCGNCGWYGGRQAIDVD; this comes from the coding sequence ATGGCAGTTCCCAAGAAGAAGACCTCCAAGGCGAAGAGCCGCAGCCGCCGGGCGTCCAACTGGACGCTCAAGGCGCCGTCTCGCAGCGTCTGTCCCCGGTGCAACGCCGTCAAGCAGCCCCACGTGGTGTGCGGGAACTGCGGCTGGTACGGCGGCCGCCAGGCCATCGACGTCGACTGA
- a CDS encoding YceD family protein produces the protein MAATVAGLRIGVAELRRHPGDRMEVDRDVDLDGIAVSTAEVPPGAPGHLDVVLESLSDGVTVTGTLRVPWQGPCRRCLEDTSGTAEVELREVFSDSPVDEDLLPLDGDVVDLGPVVHDAAVLALPLAPLCREDCAGPDPEHFPVSTEGSADKPADPRWSALDELRFDPAPDDPLE, from the coding sequence ATGGCGGCCACGGTCGCCGGTCTGCGGATCGGCGTCGCCGAGCTGCGCCGTCACCCGGGCGACCGCATGGAGGTCGACCGCGACGTCGACCTCGACGGCATCGCCGTCAGCACCGCCGAGGTCCCGCCCGGGGCCCCCGGCCACCTCGACGTCGTGCTCGAGTCGCTGTCCGACGGCGTGACGGTGACCGGGACGCTCCGCGTGCCGTGGCAGGGCCCGTGCCGTCGCTGCCTGGAGGACACGAGCGGGACCGCCGAGGTCGAGCTGCGCGAGGTGTTCTCGGACTCGCCGGTCGACGAGGACCTGCTGCCGCTCGACGGCGACGTGGTCGACCTGGGCCCGGTGGTTCACGACGCCGCCGTGCTCGCGCTCCCGCTGGCCCCGCTGTGCCGGGAGGACTGCGCCGGTCCCGACCCCGAGCACTTCCCCGTGTCGACCGAGGGCAGCGCCGACAAGCCGGCCGACCCCCGGTGGTCGGCGCTCGACGAGCTGCGCTTCGACCCGGCCCCGGATGATCCGCTAGAGTGA